From Ignisphaera aggregans DSM 17230, the proteins below share one genomic window:
- a CDS encoding Quinolinate phosphoribosyl transferase (COGs: COG1488 Nicotinic acid phosphoribosyltransferase~InterPro IPR002638~KEGG: hbu:Hbut_1124 nicotinate phosphoribosyltransferase~PFAM: Quinolinate phosphoribosyl transferase~SPTR: A2BLV3 Predicted Nicotinic acid phosphoribosyltransferase~PFAM: Quinolinate phosphoribosyl transferase, C-terminal domain~TIGRFAM: putative nicotinate phosphoribosyltransferase), whose translation MIYPRLYTLNHEDIYQGKATDIYFIRSREILKKYGMCDTIVRYEIHTYGLPKSYKWAVYTGLEEVIALLENREVTLYSVPEGTLFTELQPLAIVEGKICDIIHIETSLLGILRFYSSVSTKAARIKKIAGDKQVIFFGLRAQHPALAPALDRAAYIGGCDAVSGAYSKEFLGIEPRGTMPHALIIIFGDMVKALKAFDETMPEDVPRIALVDTFYDERLESLMAAKALGKRLWGVRLDTPRSRRGDMRLIVQEVKWTLKINGFDNVKIVVSGGIDEDQIRNLRNIVDAFGVGTSIAFPPSIDISMDIVEIYDEKTNTWIPVTKRGKLPGSKQLYRCKPIIEDYIDVPGKEYICSDGSKATPMILKYIENGKLVRPLPSPTEIRNYVLSQLKDVEL comes from the coding sequence TTGATATATCCAAGACTATATACACTAAATCATGAGGATATATATCAAGGGAAAGCTACAGATATATATTTCATAAGAAGTAGAGAGATCTTGAAAAAATATGGAATGTGCGATACCATTGTTAGATATGAAATACATACATATGGTCTTCCTAAGAGCTATAAATGGGCAGTATATACAGGACTTGAAGAAGTAATTGCATTGCTAGAGAATAGAGAGGTCACTCTTTACTCTGTTCCTGAAGGAACATTATTTACGGAACTACAGCCATTAGCAATAGTTGAAGGAAAAATATGTGATATAATTCATATCGAAACATCTTTATTAGGCATCTTAAGATTCTATTCTAGTGTATCAACAAAAGCAGCTAGAATTAAAAAGATTGCTGGAGATAAACAAGTGATATTCTTTGGGCTAAGAGCACAGCATCCAGCATTGGCACCAGCACTAGATAGAGCAGCATATATAGGTGGTTGTGATGCTGTATCGGGAGCATATAGTAAGGAGTTTCTAGGAATAGAACCTAGAGGTACAATGCCACACGCACTCATAATAATCTTTGGTGATATGGTTAAGGCTTTAAAAGCTTTTGATGAGACTATGCCTGAGGATGTACCTAGGATAGCACTTGTTGATACATTCTATGATGAAAGGCTTGAAAGCTTAATGGCAGCAAAAGCATTGGGTAAAAGACTCTGGGGTGTTAGACTAGATACACCAAGAAGTAGAAGAGGCGATATGAGACTCATTGTTCAAGAAGTTAAATGGACCTTAAAAATCAATGGATTTGACAATGTTAAAATTGTAGTAAGTGGAGGAATTGATGAAGATCAGATAAGAAATCTTAGAAACATAGTTGATGCATTTGGTGTAGGAACATCTATAGCATTTCCCCCATCAATTGATATAAGTATGGATATTGTAGAAATATATGATGAAAAAACCAATACTTGGATTCCAGTTACAAAGAGAGGAAAGCTCCCAGGAAGTAAACAGCTTTACAGATGTAAACCAATCATAGAAGACTATATCGATGTTCCAGGAAAGGAATATATATGTAGCGATGGTAGCAAGGCTACACCTATGATACTAAAATATATTGAGAATGGGAAACTAGTAAGACCACTACCATCACCAACAGAGATAAGGAATTATGTATTAAGTCAATTAAAAGATGTAGAGCTCTAG
- a CDS encoding hypothetical protein (KEGG: sin:YN1551_2880 hypothetical protein~SPTR: C4KKW6 Putative uncharacterized protein): MEQTLSKKIRVREVEVRRIIGKKNVKNKTYSYEYYTLSLNLYVPRNIVERYGYEFVVIRDEDKGIITLMPKKLAEEQGIISK, encoded by the coding sequence ATGGAGCAAACCCTTAGTAAGAAAATACGTGTAAGAGAAGTAGAAGTAAGAAGAATAATTGGAAAAAAGAATGTAAAGAATAAGACATATAGCTATGAGTACTATACACTATCTCTTAATCTATATGTGCCGAGAAATATAGTGGAAAGATATGGCTATGAGTTTGTAGTTATTAGAGATGAGGATAAAGGCATAATAACATTAATGCCAAAGAAATTAGCAGAAGAACAAGGCATTATCTCAAAATAA
- a CDS encoding leucyl-tRNA synthetase (COGs: COG0495 Leucyl-tRNA synthetase~InterProIPR015413:IPR013155:IPR002300:IPR001412:IPR 004493~KEGG: pcl:Pcal_0691 leucyl-tRNA synthetase~PFAM: aminoacyl-tRNA synthetase class Ia; tRNA synthetase class I (M); tRNA synthetase valyl/leucyl anticodon-binding~SPTR: A3MU00 Leucyl-tRNA synthetase~TIGRFAM: leucyl-tRNA synthetase~PFAM: tRNA synthetases class I (I, L, M and V); Anticodon-binding domain~TIGRFAM: leucyl-tRNA synthetase, archaeal and cytosolic family), translated as MSSENINEWFVELAKKWSRILESERIFEADVDEFKSKYFITAAFMYPNGPIHIGHGRTYLIADIIARFKRLQGYNVLFPMGFHYTGTPIIAMAEAISEGDKDLIELFRDTYGVPSDEIDRMKDPLYLARYFHRVSKDVMKLYGLSIDWRREFTTIDPEFKSFIHWQFRKLYEKGYIEKGTHPVGWCPRHEMPVGMHDTKGDVEPEIGEFIAIYFKDDNGVIYPTATLRPETIFGVTNIWVNPKAMYAKIKLDNGDIWIVGEGAYHRLKYQLRFNLIELIEGEKLVGRIVRNPITGEHVSILPANFVDDSFATGIVMSVPAHAPYDAIALEEIKRDPKYSMYAGSIEPRIIIEINGVKKALAYEIIENMKIKSQEDKEKLDEATRYVYTTELQRGIMLRDLHLIVPMASEDIKRFVSENISGKSVSYSRDIIRRYLIENKMGMIIYELINKPVYCRCGTEIVVKVLEDQWFIDYGNQAWKEKAREALNNMIIVPEEARAQFEATIDWLRRRACARTRGLGVPLPWDNRWIIESLSDSTIYMAFYTVIHKIRKYSIPIDKLNDRFWDYVMLGEGNLMKISNELSLPPEALEDLHKEFSYWYPLDLRVSGKDLIPNHLTFFIFNHVAIYPKAFYPRGIIANGWVLIKQQKMSKSARNIIPLKNLIEEYGSDIVRLLLALGAEVYQDENIDPDLLKRLCRNEYPYQLKFIYDTIVRLYSERDSFRDETTILDLWFWNEFLRKVNTVIELANNFRLREAGIIIYYDITDLIKKYLGLVSKPSKILIEVFRIWIPLISVYTPFIAEETWSKTFAIGRVSKYTIEIPRNIDERIILAFMYADHVINFVENIIRATKKSTLNRMVIYVAKRDMQDLMRRIIRGLKNGLRISEIIELVSKELGMEKRVVSQLIRPMYDVAISTPDNIKELYIKYDDLDEMSMLNMAKEYISKVLNVRIEIYSAEDITAPDYGGKKKASLPLRPGIYIE; from the coding sequence ATGAGTAGTGAGAACATTAACGAGTGGTTTGTAGAACTTGCAAAAAAGTGGAGTAGAATATTAGAAAGTGAGAGGATTTTTGAGGCTGATGTTGATGAATTTAAAAGTAAATATTTCATAACTGCAGCATTTATGTATCCTAATGGCCCTATACATATAGGGCATGGAAGAACATATCTGATTGCTGATATAATTGCAAGATTTAAGAGACTTCAAGGATACAATGTCCTTTTTCCAATGGGATTTCACTATACGGGTACCCCTATTATAGCTATGGCTGAAGCTATATCTGAGGGGGATAAAGATTTAATTGAACTATTTAGAGATACATATGGTGTTCCAAGTGATGAAATAGATCGTATGAAGGATCCTTTATATCTAGCAAGATATTTTCATAGAGTTTCTAAGGATGTTATGAAACTATATGGGCTTTCAATTGATTGGAGACGAGAGTTTACAACCATAGATCCAGAGTTTAAGAGTTTTATTCACTGGCAATTTAGGAAATTATATGAAAAAGGATACATTGAGAAAGGGACACATCCTGTAGGATGGTGTCCACGTCATGAAATGCCTGTAGGGATGCATGATACTAAGGGAGATGTTGAACCAGAGATTGGGGAATTCATTGCAATATATTTTAAGGATGATAATGGTGTTATCTATCCAACAGCAACACTCAGACCTGAAACAATATTTGGTGTAACAAATATATGGGTAAACCCCAAAGCAATGTATGCTAAGATTAAATTAGATAATGGTGATATATGGATAGTTGGAGAGGGTGCATACCATAGATTAAAATATCAATTACGTTTTAATCTAATAGAACTAATAGAAGGGGAGAAGCTTGTAGGGCGAATAGTTAGGAATCCTATCACAGGAGAACATGTTTCTATTTTGCCTGCAAACTTTGTTGATGATTCATTTGCAACAGGTATTGTTATGAGTGTACCTGCACATGCACCTTATGATGCAATTGCGTTAGAGGAGATTAAGAGGGATCCTAAGTATAGCATGTATGCAGGATCTATAGAGCCTAGAATAATTATAGAAATAAATGGTGTGAAGAAGGCTCTAGCATATGAAATAATAGAAAATATGAAAATAAAATCACAGGAAGATAAAGAAAAACTAGATGAAGCAACAAGATATGTATACACTACAGAACTTCAGAGAGGCATAATGCTTAGGGATCTTCATTTAATTGTTCCCATGGCTTCTGAAGATATAAAGAGATTTGTTTCTGAAAATATATCTGGTAAATCAGTTAGCTATTCTAGAGATATAATAAGGAGATACTTAATTGAAAATAAGATGGGAATGATTATATATGAGCTAATCAATAAACCAGTTTACTGTAGATGTGGTACAGAGATCGTTGTTAAAGTATTAGAGGATCAATGGTTTATTGACTATGGTAACCAAGCATGGAAGGAAAAGGCTAGAGAAGCTCTAAATAATATGATTATAGTTCCTGAAGAAGCTAGAGCACAGTTTGAAGCTACAATAGATTGGTTAAGAAGAAGAGCATGTGCAAGAACAAGAGGACTTGGAGTGCCTCTACCTTGGGATAATAGATGGATTATAGAAAGCCTTAGCGACTCTACTATTTATATGGCATTCTATACAGTAATTCATAAGATACGTAAATATTCTATACCAATAGACAAATTAAACGATAGATTTTGGGATTATGTAATGCTCGGGGAAGGAAATCTCATGAAAATCTCCAATGAATTATCATTACCGCCTGAAGCACTAGAAGATCTCCATAAAGAATTTAGTTATTGGTATCCATTGGATCTAAGGGTTAGTGGAAAAGATCTAATACCTAATCATCTAACCTTCTTCATATTTAACCATGTTGCTATATATCCAAAAGCCTTCTATCCAAGAGGTATAATAGCCAATGGTTGGGTACTTATAAAGCAGCAAAAAATGAGTAAATCAGCTAGAAACATTATACCATTGAAAAATCTAATTGAGGAATATGGCTCAGATATAGTAAGATTGTTATTAGCTTTAGGAGCAGAAGTATATCAGGATGAAAATATAGATCCAGATTTACTTAAGAGGCTATGTAGAAATGAATATCCATATCAACTCAAGTTCATATATGATACAATAGTGAGGTTATATAGTGAAAGAGATTCGTTTAGGGATGAAACTACAATTTTAGATCTATGGTTCTGGAACGAATTCTTGAGAAAGGTAAATACTGTTATTGAATTAGCTAATAATTTTAGATTGAGGGAAGCTGGAATAATAATTTACTATGATATTACAGACTTGATAAAGAAGTATCTAGGTCTTGTTTCAAAGCCTAGTAAAATATTAATTGAAGTATTTAGGATATGGATACCACTAATTAGTGTGTATACACCATTTATAGCAGAGGAGACTTGGAGTAAGACATTTGCTATAGGTAGAGTGTCTAAATATACTATAGAGATACCTAGAAATATTGATGAAAGGATTATTTTGGCATTTATGTATGCAGATCATGTAATTAATTTTGTTGAAAACATAATTAGAGCTACTAAGAAATCTACATTAAATAGAATGGTTATATATGTTGCAAAAAGAGATATGCAAGATCTGATGAGAAGAATTATACGTGGTTTAAAGAATGGGTTGCGGATTAGTGAAATAATAGAATTGGTGTCTAAGGAATTAGGTATGGAGAAAAGAGTTGTTTCGCAGTTGATAAGACCTATGTATGATGTTGCTATTTCCACTCCAGACAATATTAAGGAGTTATATATAAAGTATGATGATTTAGATGAAATGAGTATGCTTAATATGGCCAAGGAGTATATTTCAAAGGTATTAAATGTAAGGATAGAGATATATAGTGCTGAAGATATTACTGCTCCTGACTATGGAGGTAAAAAGAAGGCGTCTCTACCACTTAGACCTGGTATATATATAGAGTGA
- a CDS encoding glutaredoxin-like domain protein (InterPro IPR011903~KEGG: hbu:Hbut_0926 hypothetical protein~SPTR: A2BLB3 Conserved archaeal protein~TIGRFAM: glutaredoxin-like domain protein~TIGRFAM: Glutaredoxin-like domain protein) encodes MSQYSLPPYIEEMFKLELSDRDITVLKETLSELRKPVAIKLFTTNDRMSCFSCRETEKLLTLLQTVSPSIGDKPAINLDIIDIVKSSEIAKKYNVLKAPTIILLDGAITYLGMPAGEELKGFIETIIRISTDDHGLSENTLKELANLEGKADIEVIVTPPCPYCPYAALLANMFAYASSMIGKGNVRSYIVEAYEFPEIADKYAVTTVPTIAINSRVVFVGLPYEGQMLKAIKRLASLYV; translated from the coding sequence ATGTCACAGTATTCATTACCACCATATATAGAGGAAATGTTTAAATTAGAACTCTCTGATAGAGATATCACTGTATTGAAAGAAACCCTTAGTGAACTAAGGAAACCTGTAGCAATAAAATTGTTTACAACTAATGATAGAATGTCATGTTTCTCTTGTAGAGAAACAGAGAAGTTATTAACACTTTTGCAAACAGTAAGTCCTAGCATTGGTGATAAGCCTGCTATTAATTTAGACATTATTGATATTGTAAAGAGTAGTGAGATAGCCAAAAAATACAATGTATTAAAAGCTCCAACAATAATACTACTTGATGGAGCAATAACATACCTAGGGATGCCTGCAGGAGAGGAGCTCAAAGGATTTATAGAGACTATAATAAGAATAAGTACAGATGATCACGGGCTCTCAGAGAATACATTAAAGGAATTAGCAAATCTAGAGGGTAAAGCAGATATAGAGGTTATTGTAACACCACCATGTCCCTACTGTCCCTATGCAGCTCTATTAGCAAACATGTTCGCATATGCAAGTAGTATGATAGGTAAAGGGAATGTAAGATCATATATTGTTGAAGCGTATGAGTTTCCAGAGATAGCCGATAAATATGCGGTTACAACAGTTCCAACAATAGCTATAAATAGTAGAGTAGTATTTGTAGGCCTACCATATGAAGGTCAGATGCTTAAGGCTATAAAAAGATTAGCTTCATTATATGTTTAA
- a CDS encoding UDP-glucose/GDP-mannose dehydrogenase dimerisation (InterPro IPR014026~KEGG: tpe:Tpen_1215 UDP-glucose/GDP-mannose dehydrogenase~PFAM: UDP-glucose/GDP-mannose dehydrogenase dimerisation~SPTR: A1RZI3 UDP-glucose/GDP-mannose dehydrogenase~PFAM: UDP-glucose/GDP-mannose dehydrogenase family, central domain) — protein sequence MEKIVIIGLGEVGKALYEIFVESQKFEVYGYDIDSSRTINRYEDIPRPIDVVHIAIPYSTKFIDIVKQYLIDFKPMYAIIHSTVAPTTTRRLYEEARIPIAFSPVRGKHPNMKKHLRFWSKWVCSIPKEILDAVTQHLSTAGFKVKPYHGEPESLELAKLWETVYRAIMIASWQELHRIARKFNADIATVAEFIGEVHEVLHDRPIYFPGYIGGHCLIPNTIILNSVYSSKLFEFVLESNEKRLKELEDVNIRHETEKLKEIFIRYTNYEYYT from the coding sequence GTGGAAAAAATAGTTATTATAGGTCTTGGAGAAGTTGGGAAGGCTCTATATGAGATATTTGTTGAATCACAAAAATTTGAGGTGTATGGATATGACATAGATAGTTCAAGAACTATTAATAGATATGAGGATATTCCAAGGCCTATAGATGTAGTACACATAGCTATTCCATACAGTACAAAATTTATTGATATAGTAAAGCAATATTTAATTGATTTTAAGCCTATGTATGCTATTATTCATTCTACTGTAGCTCCAACAACAACAAGAAGACTTTATGAAGAGGCTAGGATACCGATAGCCTTTTCTCCTGTTAGGGGTAAGCATCCTAATATGAAAAAACATCTTCGTTTCTGGAGTAAATGGGTATGCTCTATACCCAAAGAGATACTAGATGCAGTAACTCAACATCTATCCACTGCAGGCTTTAAGGTTAAACCATATCACGGTGAACCAGAGTCATTGGAATTAGCAAAGCTTTGGGAAACAGTCTATAGAGCTATAATGATAGCATCGTGGCAGGAATTACATAGAATTGCAAGAAAGTTTAATGCGGATATTGCTACAGTGGCAGAATTTATAGGGGAGGTTCATGAAGTATTGCATGATAGACCCATATATTTTCCTGGATATATAGGGGGTCACTGCCTTATTCCAAACACAATAATATTAAATAGTGTATATAGTTCCAAATTATTTGAATTTGTTTTAGAATCCAATGAAAAAAGACTTAAGGAACTAGAAGATGTAAACATTAGGCATGAGACTGAAAAACTTAAAGAAATATTCATTAGATATACAAACTATGAATACTATACCTAA
- a CDS encoding arginine decarboxylase (COGs: COG1586 S-adenosylmethionine decarboxylase~InterPro IPR003826:IPR017716~KEGG: smr:Smar_0500 S-adenosylmethionine decarboxylase related~PFAM: S-adenosylmethionine decarboxylase related~SPTR: A3DLU8 Arginine decarboxylase proenzyme~TIGRFAM: S-adenosylmethionine decarboxylase proenzyme~PFAM: S-adenosylmethionine decarboxylase~TIGRFAM: S-adenosylmethionine decarboxylase proenzyme, Bacillus form) — MENIGENLSTNPQPSKADRVIGKHVYGNLYDIEPQIAGNESKLREIVIEAAKLANMTLYDIKSWSFGGRKGGVSVIALVLESHIAVHTWIEYSYATVDVYTCGEYSDPWKAFEYIVSNLKPKYYTVNYADRSSFSVIKT, encoded by the coding sequence ATGGAAAACATAGGTGAAAATCTAAGTACAAATCCACAGCCCAGTAAAGCAGATAGAGTAATAGGTAAACATGTATATGGAAATCTATATGATATAGAACCACAAATTGCAGGTAATGAATCGAAATTAAGAGAGATAGTCATAGAAGCAGCAAAATTAGCTAATATGACCCTCTATGATATAAAAAGCTGGAGTTTTGGTGGGAGGAAGGGAGGGGTATCAGTAATAGCATTAGTTCTCGAAAGCCATATAGCGGTTCATACTTGGATTGAATATAGCTATGCTACTGTAGATGTATATACATGTGGAGAATATAGTGATCCCTGGAAAGCATTCGAATACATTGTTTCAAATCTCAAACCAAAATACTATACAGTTAACTATGCTGATAGAAGTAGTTTTTCCGTGATAAAGACATAA
- a CDS encoding CRISPR-associated protein Cas4 (COGs: COG1468 RecB family exonuclease~InterPro IPR013343~KEGG: sto:ST2331 hypothetical protein~PFAM: CRISPR-associated protein Cas4~SPTR: Q5W2N9 Putative uncharacterized protein~TIGRFAM: CRISPR-associated protein Cas4~PFAM: Domain of unknown function DUF83~TIGRFAM: CRISPR-associated protein Cas4) codes for MSFVDLLYRWRINESKERIERKQDNEIYVTDLIYCPLKYRYQKMYKELSIVASVSPTTIMGELIHIGMEKLASDLLKGKNIMSEVEVERKINIDGKEYVIKGRADLIVDNNIIEIKSSRSDTNIPHEHHILQLRIYLWLTGCKRGLLLYITSNRIAEYEIIEPLSDGEISDLVRSITSGEPAPRYQWECSYCSYALICPKKRT; via the coding sequence ATGAGTTTTGTAGATCTATTATATAGATGGAGAATTAATGAATCAAAAGAAAGGATTGAGAGGAAGCAAGATAATGAAATCTACGTGACAGACTTAATCTATTGTCCATTAAAGTATAGATATCAAAAGATGTATAAAGAACTTTCTATTGTAGCATCAGTTAGTCCTACAACAATAATGGGTGAACTTATTCATATAGGTATGGAGAAATTAGCATCAGATTTACTAAAAGGGAAAAATATTATGAGTGAAGTAGAAGTTGAGAGGAAAATCAATATTGATGGGAAAGAGTATGTGATTAAGGGGAGGGCAGATTTAATAGTTGATAATAATATAATTGAGATTAAATCTAGCAGAAGTGATACAAATATTCCTCATGAGCATCACATTTTACAACTAAGAATATACTTATGGCTTACAGGTTGTAAAAGAGGATTGTTATTATACATAACATCGAATAGAATAGCAGAATATGAAATTATAGAGCCCCTTTCCGATGGAGAGATATCAGATCTTGTCAGAAGTATAACATCGGGTGAACCTGCCCCTCGATATCAATGGGAATGTTCATATTGTTCCTACGCACTTATATGTCCAAAGAAAAGAACATAA
- a CDS encoding protein of unknown function DUF1152 (COGs: COG4034 conserved hypothetical protein~InterPro IPR010581~KEGG: smr:Smar_0792 hypothetical protein~PFAM: protein of unknown function DUF1152~SPTR: A3DMN3 Putative uncharacterized protein~PFAM: Protein of unknown function (DUF1152)) has translation MTIPCLSIPKTKNILFIALGGGGDIALTSVLALSYEKCGGRSFIGGIVWERYVVDIIPGPIKLEEFHNIVETYNDYIAVNAHSYAIRGNRIIHPQIVNASKVLNRNLYVFDIYGGPQKLAKSMEDFIRRYNIDLVIGVDVGGDSLAKGYEENLWSPLSDAIGVASLAQISKPSYLALASPGADGELDHKYLYSRVQDIARLGGYIGGYILSIDDINILKEILKYVNTEASSIPLLLFREKNENEISIRLGSRRVEIGFHNLMILLLDSQIVARDSIARYIYGAKDLFEAREILNELGIYTELDLEEDIYREFLQGKSIETIDVVELRRKGIKSLMKKHFIRTLMKVSDNIE, from the coding sequence ATGACCATACCCTGCTTATCCATACCAAAAACTAAAAACATACTATTCATAGCGTTAGGTGGCGGTGGTGATATAGCACTAACATCAGTTTTAGCATTATCCTATGAAAAATGTGGTGGAAGGAGTTTTATTGGAGGTATTGTATGGGAGCGCTATGTTGTAGATATAATACCTGGGCCAATAAAGTTAGAGGAATTTCATAATATTGTAGAAACATATAATGACTATATTGCTGTTAATGCTCATAGTTATGCCATCAGAGGAAATAGAATTATTCATCCACAAATAGTTAATGCATCTAAGGTATTAAATAGAAACCTATATGTATTTGACATATATGGAGGCCCACAAAAACTTGCTAAATCTATGGAAGACTTTATAAGAAGATATAATATTGATCTTGTAATAGGTGTTGATGTGGGTGGGGATTCTCTTGCTAAAGGATATGAAGAGAATTTGTGGAGTCCTCTTTCAGATGCTATAGGTGTAGCTTCATTAGCACAAATATCAAAGCCTTCATATCTAGCTCTTGCAAGTCCTGGAGCAGATGGTGAATTAGATCATAAGTATCTCTATAGCAGGGTTCAAGACATAGCTAGATTAGGTGGATATATAGGTGGATATATATTAAGCATAGACGATATTAATATTCTTAAAGAGATTTTGAAATATGTAAATACAGAGGCAAGCTCTATACCTCTCCTACTATTTAGGGAAAAGAATGAAAATGAAATTTCAATAAGATTGGGTAGTAGAAGAGTTGAGATAGGATTCCATAATCTAATGATCTTATTACTCGATTCACAAATAGTTGCTAGAGATTCTATAGCTAGATATATATATGGAGCTAAAGATCTCTTTGAAGCCAGAGAAATTCTCAATGAACTTGGGATTTATACAGAACTTGACCTAGAAGAGGATATTTATAGAGAATTCCTGCAAGGAAAAAGTATAGAGACTATAGATGTCGTAGAACTTAGGAGGAAAGGTATAAAGAGTCTTATGAAAAAACATTTTATTAGAACTTTAATGAAAGTCTCTGACAATATAGAATAG